The following are from one region of the Capsicum annuum cultivar UCD-10X-F1 chromosome 1, UCD10Xv1.1, whole genome shotgun sequence genome:
- the LOC107857303 gene encoding early nodulin-like protein 1, which yields MASFSSNVLFYSSLVAVLFLLMLNFTEAREYLVGGKTDSWKIPSSESDSLNRWAEKSRFLVGDLLVWKYDGKQDSVLEVSKRDYVTCNTTSPIAVHNDGNTKIVLDHSGAYYFISGAKGHCEQGQKLIVVTLSDKNMRRFTGAPSPSPVDIEGAPAPAPTSDDDILRASFVVAFGVSVGFCHLILFGNEREMMLWWPSWSLNP from the exons ATGGCTAGTTTTTCAAGTAATGTGTTGTTCTATTCTTCACTAGTGGCAGTTCTTTTTTTACTCATGTTGAACTTCACAGAAGCAAGAGAGTATTTGGTTGGTGGAAAAACAGATTCTTGGAAAATTCCATCTTCTGAATCTGATTCCCTCAATCGTTGGGCAGAAAAATCTCGATTTCTTGTTGGAGATTTGCTTG tGTGGAAGTATGATGGAAAACAAGATTCGGTTTTGGAAGTGAGCAAGAGGGACTATGTGACCTGCAACACTACAAGTCCAATAGCAGTACACAATGATGGCAACACAAAGATAGTATTGGATCACTCAGGGGCATACTATTTCATCAGTGGAGCAAAAGGGCATTGTGAACAAGGCCAGAAATTGATTGTTGTGACCTTGTCTGACAAGAACATGAGGAGATTCACGGGTGCACCATCGCCGTCTCCAGTTGACATTGAAGGTGCACCAGCACCAGCTCCTACTAGCGATGATGATATATTGAGGGCTAGTTTTGTTGTGGCTTTTGGGGTTTCTGTGGGGTTTTGTCATTTGATTCTTTTTGGGAATGAGAGGGAGATGATGTTGTGGTGGCCTTCTTGGTCATTAAATCCTTAG